A single genomic interval of Lathyrus oleraceus cultivar Zhongwan6 chromosome 7, CAAS_Psat_ZW6_1.0, whole genome shotgun sequence harbors:
- the LOC127107804 gene encoding probable polyamine transporter At3g13620, whose protein sequence is MGYSDDSVHSPTQTSYHQHLLDQNVDEEDPNPRFKSQRKLALLPLIFLIYFEVSGGPYGEEATVKAAGPFFAILGFVIFPFIWSVPEALLTAELATTFPGNGGFVIWANEAFGPFWGSLMGYWKFFCGVINLASYPVLCIDYLKLVFPVLSSGFPHYVSIFVSTCLLSFLNYSGLAIVGYTAVVLGVISLLPFVLMSLISLPKIEPSRWLSLGQEGVEKDWTLFFNTVFWNLNFWDSASTLAGEVEEPHKTFPKALFFAGLLTCLAYIIPLLAATGAMPLDQENWVGGHFANVAYLIAGNWLKYWMEIGAVLSIIGLFEAQLSSAAYQLLGMADLGFIPKIFGERSKWFNTPWMAILISTLISLAMTFFSFTEIISTVNFLYSLGMLLEFASFLKLRKKFPTMKRPYKVPFGFFGLIIMCFVPSVLLVYVMTVATKTVLVASTFLTLLGIVLYYFMILCKSKRWIEFNGVGDKMEEEEDIVI, encoded by the coding sequence ATGGGTTATTCTGATGATTCCGTTCATTCTCCAACCCAAACTTCCTATCATCAACATCTTCTAGACCAAAACGTAGATGAAGAAGATCCAAACCCAAGATTCAAATCACAAAGAAAACTAGCTCTTCTCCCTCTAATCTTTCTCATCTACTTTGAGGTTTCTGGTGGACCTTATGGTGAGGAAGCAACCGTTAAAGCCGCAGGTCCATTTTTTGCAATTCTAGGTTTTGTAATTTTCCCTTTTATTTGGAGTGTTCCAGAGGCACTTTTAACTGCAGAATTAGCCACAACTTTTCCTGGAAATGGTGGATTTGTTATTTGGGCTAATGAAGCTTTTGGCCCTTTTTGGGGTTCTCTTATGGGTTATTGGAAATTTTTCTGTGGTGTCATAAATTTAGCATCTTACCCTGTTCTATGTATAGATTATCTTAAACTTGTTTTTCCTGTTTTGTCCTCTGGTTTTCCTCATTATGTCTCAATTTTTGTCTCAACTTGTTTGTTATCTTTTTTGAATTATTCTGGTTTGGCTATAGTTGGTTATACTGCTGTTGTTCTAGGTGTGATTTCTCTTTTACCATTTGTTTTGATGTCTTTGATTTCATTGCCTAAGATTGAGCCTAGTAGATGGTTGAGTTTAGGTCAAGAGGGTGTGGAGAAAGATTGGACACTTTTTTTCAATACTGTTTTTTGGAACTTGAATTTTTGGGATAGTGCTAGTACTTTAGCTGGGGAAGTCGAAGAGCCACATAAAACTTTTCCAAAAGCTTTGTTTTTTGCTGGATTGTTAACTTGTTTGGCTTATATAATTCCTTTGTTGGCTGCAACCGGTGCTATGCCACTTGATCAAGAGAATTGGGTTGGTGGGCATTTTGCAAATGTGGCTTATTTGATTGCTGGAAATTGGTTGAAATATTGGATGGAAATTGGTGCGGTTCTGTCGATTATTGGATTGTTTGAAGCTCAATTGAGTAGCGCTGCGTATCAGCTTTTGGGTATGGCTGATTTGGGATTTATACCGAAAATATTCGGTGAAAGGTCGAAGTGGTTTAACACACCTTGGATGGCGATTTTGATTTCGACATTAATATCACTAGCTATGACATTTTTTAGTTTTACAGAGATTATATCTACTGTGAATTTCTTGTATAGTTTAGGGATGCTTTTGGAGTTTGCTTCTTTCCTTAAGTTGAGGAAAAAATTCCCTACAATGAAAAGACCTTATAAGGTTCCTTTTggattctttggtttgattataaTGTGTTTTGTTCCATCTGTGCTTTTGGTTTATGTGATGACAGTTGCTACCAAAACTGTGTTAGTGGCCAGTACTTTCTTAACATTATTAGGGATAGTGTTGTATTATTTCATGATTCTTTGCAAGTCCAAGAGGTGGATTGAATTCAATGGAGTGGGAGATAaaatggaagaagaagaagatatTGTTATATAG
- the LOC127107805 gene encoding uncharacterized protein LOC127107805 — protein sequence MDFQVVVLAGGVSKKLIPLVSKELPNALLPVANRQLLSYVVELLELNNLKDLIVVVEGQDAALNVGAWISGAYADRLHVEVAAVPEDVGTAGAIRAIARHLYAKDILIVSGDLVSDVPIGAVAATHRRHDAVVTALLCNSPISGPLESVSSGGKDKTKKPGRYDLIGLDPTKQFLLHIATGAEVEKDLRIQKSILRAVGQIEIRADLMDAHLYAFKRSVLLEVLDQKCEFNSLKHDVLPYLVRSQLKSEVLLNGTPQAEENGTEKGISQKNQQMLSQILANASEPTFHVRHALGTNGSDSVRRTHKCCVYIAGSGKYCTRLNSIQAYNDINRDVIGEASHLSGYSFSAHNNIIHPTAELGAKTTVGPHCMLGEGSQMGDKCSVKRSVIGRHCRIGANVKVVNSVVMNHVTIGDFCSIQGSVICSNVQLQERAILKDCQVGAGFVVTAGSECKGEVLAKK from the exons ATGGATTTTCAAGTCGTCGTTCTCGCCGGCGGCGTCTCCAAAAAACTCATCCCTCTCGTTTCTAAG GAGCTTCCGAATGCTTTGCTTCCGGTGGCCAACCGTCAGCTTCTCTCTTACGTTGTTGAGCTTTTGGAGCTTAACAACCTTAAAGATCTCATAGTG GTAGTTGAAGGTCAAGATGCTGCTCTCAACGTTGGAGCTTGGATTTCAGGAGCTTATGCTGATCGCCTCCATGTTGAG GTTGCTGCAGTTCCTGAAGATGTGGGAACAGCTGGTGCAATTCGAGCAATTGCACGCCACCTATATGCAAAAGACATTCTG ATTGTTAGCGGTGATCTTGTTTCTGATGTGCCGATTGGTGCTGTTGCAGCTACTCATCGACGACATGATGCAGTTGTCACTGCTTTGCTTTGTAATTCTCCTATAAGTGGACCTTTAGAGTCAGTGTCCTCTGGTGGGAAAGACAAAACCAAGAAACCTGGCCGCTATGATTTGATAGGGCTGGACCCTACGAAACAGTTTTTACTTCACATAGCAACTG GAGCTGAAGTTGAAAAAGATCTTCGTATTCAGAAGAGCATACTCCGTGCTGTTGGCCAG ATAGAAATAAGAGCTGATCTAATGGATGCCCACTTGTATGCATTCAAAAG ATCAGTTCTACTAGAAGTACTAGATCAAAAGTGTGAATTTAATAGCTTAAAACATGATGTCTTGCCATATCTTGTCCGCAGCCAGCTG AAATCGGAAGTATTATTAAATGGCACACCACAAGCAGAAGAAAATGGAACTGAGAAGGGTATTTCTCAAAAGAATCAACAAATGTTATCTCAAATACTTGCTAATGCATCTGAGCCGACATTTCATGTACGTCATGCACTTGGTACTAATGGTTCTGACTCTGTTCGAAGAACCCATAAATGCTGTGTCTATATTGCTGGAAGTGGCAAGTACTGTACTCGCCTGAATTCTATACAAGCATACAATGATATAAACCGGGAT GTGATAGGAGAAGCTAGTCATTTGTCAGGGTATTCCTTCTCTGCTCATAACAACATTATCCATCCCACTGCAGAGCTTGGGGCAAAAACAACT GTAGGACCACATTGTATGCTGGGGGAAGGCTCGCAGATGGGTGACAAATGCAGTGTAAAACGATCTGTCATTGGCCGCCACTGTAGGATAGGTGCCAATGTTAAG GTTGTTAATTCAGTAGTTATGAACCATGTTACTATCGGTGATTTTTGTTCAATCCAAGGTTCTGTCATCTGCAGCAATGTACAGCTCCAAGAACGTGCAATACTAAAAGATTGCCAA GTCGGAGCAGGTTTCGTGGTAACTGCAGGTAGTGAATGCAAAGGGGAGGTATTGGCTAAGAAATGA